One genomic region from Leishmania braziliensis MHOM/BR/75/M2904 complete genome, chromosome 35 encodes:
- a CDS encoding pyruvate kinase, translating to MSVARMNFSHGSHEYHQTTINNVRQAAAELGVNIAIALDTKGPEIRTGLFVGGVAVMEKDATCYVTTDPAFSDKGTKDKFYIDYANLPKVVSPGGYIYIDDGILILQVQSHEDEQTLKCTVTNAHTISDRRGVNLPGCDVDLPAVSPKDCADLQFGVEQGVDIIFASFIRSAEQVVEVRKALGAKGGDIMVICKIENHQGVQNIDSIIEESDGIMVARGDLGVEIPAEKVVVAQKILISKCNVAGKPVICATQMLESMTYNPRPTRAEVSDVANAVFNGADCVMLSGETAKGKYPNGVVQYMARICLEAQSAINEYVFFNSIKKLQPIPMSVEEAVCSSAVNSVYETKAKALVVLSNTGRSARLVAKYRPNCPIVCVTTRLQTCRQLNITQGVESVFFDADRLGHDEGKEDRVATGVEFAKSRGFVQSGDSCVVVHADHKVKGYANQTRILLVS from the coding sequence ATGTCTGTTGCGCGCATGAACTTCTCGCACGGGTCACACGAGTACCACCAGACGACGATCAACAACGTGCGCCAGGCCGCTGCGGAGCTCGGCGTGAATATCGCGATTGCGCTGGACACAAAGGGGCCAGAGATTCGGACGGGCCTGTTTGTTGGCGGTGTGGCTGTGATGGAGAAAGACGCGACGTGCTACGTGACGACGGACCCTGCGTTTTCGGACAAGGGCACTAAGGACAAGTTTTACATTGACTACGCGAACCTGCCGAAGGTGGTGAGCCCTGGCGGCTATATCTATATCGACGACGGCATCCTTATCTTGCAAGTGCAGAGCCACGAGGACGAGCAGACACTGAAGTGCACGGTGACGAACGCGCACACGATCTCTGACCGGCGCGGCGTGAACCTGCCGGGGTGTGACGTGGACCTGCCGGCTGTGTCGCCGAAGGACTGCGCGGACCTGCAGTTCGGCGTGGAGCAGGGCGTGGACATCATTTTCGCGTCGTTTATCCGGAGTGCGGAACAGGTGGTCGAGGTGCGGAAGGCGCTTGGAGCGAAGGGGGGCGACATCATGGTCATCTGCAAGATCGAGAACCACCAGGGCGTGCAGAACATCGACTCGATCatcgaggagagcgacggcaTCATGGTTGCGCGCGGCGACCTCGGTGTTGAGATCCCAgcggagaaggtggtggtcgCGCAGAAGATCTTGATCAGCAAGTGCAACGTTGCCGGCAAGCCGGTGATCTGTGCGACGCAGATGCTGGAGAGCATGACGTACAACCCCCGCCCGACGCGCGCGGAGGTGTCGGATGTTGCTAACGCCGTCTTCAACGGCGCGGATTGCGTGATGCTGTCTGGCGAGACGGCGAAGGGCAAGTATCCGAATGGTGTGGTCCAGTACATGGCGCGCATCTGTCTAGAGGCGCAGAGCGCCATTAACGAATACGTCTTCTTCAACAGCATCAAGAAGCTGCAGCCCATCCCGATgagtgtggaggaggctgtttgcagcagtgccgtgaACTCCGTGTATGAGACCAAGGCGAAGGCATTGGTGGTGCTGAGCAACACGGGCCGCAGCGCTCGACTGGTGGCAAAGTACCGTCCGAACTGCCcgattgtgtgtgtgacgacGCGTCTGCAGACGTGCCGCCAGTTGAACATCACGCAAGGCGTGGAGAGTGTCTTCTTTGACGCAGATAGGCTCGGGCACGATGAGGGCAAGGAGGATCGCGTGGCCACAGGTGTTGAATTTGCCAAGTCGAGAGGCTTTGTGCAAAGTGGTGACTCCTGCGTGGTGGTTCACGCCGATCATAAGGTCAAGGGCTACGCCAATCAGACGCGAATTCTCCTCGTTAGCTAA